The Arachis ipaensis cultivar K30076 chromosome B10, Araip1.1, whole genome shotgun sequence DNA window AGGTCGTTAAGCCAGGGCTCTGGTCCATCCCCGCCCTTGTGCGACACGACCCACTGGAGAGATCTCCAGGCGTCTTCGTAGCACTCGGGCGGTGATCGGGCCGGGAACTTAGCGTACTCTACGGAGACCGCAAGGACCTTGGCTTCGTTGGCAATGGCGGCGACGTGGTTACTGTATTCCTCGGTGAAGGCGGAACTGGCGCAGAAGCCGCTGCCATGGAAGAAGAGCAAGACAGGGAGTTTGTTGTTGGGGTTGGGTGTACCCCGCCGTCTTTGTAGACGCGGAAGAAGGGGAACTCGAGTGACACCTCCTTTTCTTCCATGGTAGCTTCCACTCTCCTTTTTGCGTGTTTTTTCTTGATTGTTGCAGTGCCTAGAGAAATAGAGTGATGAACAGTGGTGCTGTAAGTGGATAGAGGGGGTTGTGGCTGAGGTGCTAAGGCCGGTGGCAGGATCGGGGTCCTCGGACGGAGGACAGAATATTTGCTTAAGAGGGAGGTGCTCCACCGTGCCGTCGATGCCATTGTTGTTGTGTGAATTGTCTTGTTTGTTGCAGTGCTTATTAGATTGCGAGAGTGATGAATAATGGAGGTGTAGGTGGACGAAGGGTTTTGTTGATGAGGTGCTGAGGCCGGTCGCAGGGTGGTCGTGGTCCTCAGAAGAATGGAGGAGCTGCACCGTGCAGTCGCCATTGTTGTGTGTTGTGTGTTGTGTGTTTGATGAGGGTGATGAATTGCTGAGGATGTAATAAGTGGACGAAGGGTTCACTTATATAATCAGTACATCCACcgtaaaaattatttaaaaagaccTTGACCTGATCAATTTAAAAttggtaattaattttttctcttttcaacaaattattattaatattgatAAAATATAACACGTTATCCAaacataaatatatttaattaaaataaactcGTCTAAAACGCAAACAGATTAGCAGTAAAAATAtccttctattttttattttatgttcatttatgtttttttttttcattttgttcgAAATTAACCATTAACTTTGGAATGTTGTAAAGTTAAAATTATCTAtttatattttagtttttttataaatattgtctatttccattttttttaaccTAAGATTTTTATTGATATACTTTATATTTTGTCCAGAACGTTCGATATTCATTATTATCGTtgacatattaaaaaaaaaaaagtaaaacatgaataacatgaaataacattttttatttacttttagaGCACTTTAAAAATTCTCTTAATTCACCTATAAATTTTTCTTGTTCATCAAATAATAATTTCTCAAATAAAGCGTAGTAATATTTTTAATGAGAATATGGCATATTGTGCgccttaattaatttttaaatatttttaaaaaagtgCGTAAATCGAAAATAAGTCAATCAAATGACGAACCAATTggttttttaaatcaaaatatgataaaataaa harbors:
- the LOC107620338 gene encoding probable carboxylesterase 7 — its product is MTFLQTWKMTINSLMILKCTLNPSSTYYILSNSSPSSNTQHTTHNNGDCTVQLLHSSEDHDHPATGLSTSSTKPFVHLHLHYSSLSQSNKHCNKQDNSHNNNGIDGTVEHLPLKQIFCPPSEDPDPATGLSTSATTPSIHLQHHCSSLYFSRHCNNQEKTRKKESGSYHGRKGGVTRVPLLPRLQRRRGTPNPNNKLPVLLFFHGSGFCASSAFTEEYSNHVAAIANEAKVLAVSVEYAKFPARSPPECYEDAWRSLQWVVSHKGGDGPEPWLNDLADLQRVFIAGSGTGGNLSHWVASLVGKTVLPRGVSVEGAILVHPFFGGIGDDDQWLFMCKEKNGPEDPRLKPTVEDLQSLGCKRVLVCVAEKDPLLVAGRNYVTALKKSGWSGSVELVENQGLGHCEHVYKPYEDSSREVLKKIASFINEKNCCC